In a genomic window of Melitaea cinxia chromosome 2, ilMelCinx1.1, whole genome shotgun sequence:
- the LOC123662496 gene encoding transcription factor LBX2-like — protein sequence MESRMQDSHKSFLIKDLLGDVLRPGVGVTGTLQEVEDNSNNRCDSAITHNPEDSDIDDDISVGDNRSETSTPKKIQVTYGNESEGYERKADCQKRTESENERSTPIEYNPNRIPNSEYSSPFKEDEHDYERPEESVKLYEGSLFQLYRPDREGAKDGESAFEVAGSISESIYGRSMDLTKNTFQSQLLAGFAASVMAGSSQRDGQDSSDRQSGRSGGTPNSGRKPRRRRTAFTHAQLAYLERKFRCQKYLSVADRGDVADALNLSETQVKTWYQNRRTKWKRQNQLRLEQLRAQAATGERELSAHALPLACALLPPYPAYMHCHL from the exons GTACATTACAAGAAGTTGAAGATAATTCGAACAATAGATGCGATTCGGCGATAACACATAATCCTGAAGATTCGGACATCGATGATGACATATCTGTAGGGGACAACCGTTCAGAGACATCGACTCCTAAAAAGATTCAGGTTACATATGGAAACGAATCTGAAGGATACGAGAGGAAGGCGGACTGTCAAAAAAGAACCGAATCGGAAAACGAACGATCAACTCCAATAGAATATAATCCCAATCGAATACCAAATTCAGAATATTCTTCCCCATTTAAAGAAGACGAGCACGACTATGAACGTCCAGAAGAGTCAGTGAAGCTTTATGAAGGTTCCCTATTCCAGCTTTATAGGCCAGACAGGGAAGGAGCGAAGGATGGTGAAAGTGCGTTTGAAGTAGCGGGCTCTATATCTGAAAGTATTTATGGCAGGTCTATGGATCTAACGAAGAATACTTTCCAGTCGCAATTGTTGGCCGGGTTCGCTGCGTCCGTGATGGCGGGCAGCTCGCAAAGAGACGGGCAGGATTCTTctg ATCGCCAATCAGGCCGAAGTGGGGGTACACCTAACTCAGGTCGGAAACCCCGTCGCCGACGCACCGCGTTCACACACGCGCAACTCGCGTACTTGGAGCGCAAGTTCAGATGTCAGAAGTACCTGAGTGTTGCTGATCGCGGAGATGTGGCCGATGCGCTTAACTTAAGCGAAACTCAAGTCAAGACTTGGTATCAAAATAGGAG AACAAAATGGAAACGTCAAAATCAGCTACGTCTGGAACAGCTCCGCGCTCAGGCAGCGACCGGTGAAAGAGAACTGTCTGCGCATGCGCTGCCTCTCGCCTGCGCGCTCCTACCCCCATACCCCGCGTATATGCACTGCCATTTGTAA